Below is a genomic region from Miscanthus floridulus cultivar M001 chromosome 1, ASM1932011v1, whole genome shotgun sequence.
ATGGTCTTCAGATCTCAGCAACTGCTCTTGCATTTGCAAAAATTTTTTACATAGGTTCAGCTTAGAAAGAGCCTTACATAGACCGAAAACCAAAAGGATAAAATCACAGACATGGATTTGGTAATTTGACCAAAACAATCACTTATTCAGCAATAAATCTAAATACAATTTACAAATGAAGCTGTGCCACAGTaaagaataaaaaaaaaagaatgtgaCCTTCATCTGTAGAAAAATCAGAAAACACTTTTCCTGTTAACATCCTATTCTGCTACTATGTTCTGACAGCAGAAGATCAAGAGCTAATTCTAACGGACTCCAAGAACTGTACCACTTCTGCCATGCTAGGTCGGCTTGATGGTGTATTGGAAGTGCATACCAGACCCAATTTGAGAACTTGAACCAATTCAGCTTCAACAAATCCCCTCAGGCTTCGATCAAAGCAGTCCGATGCGGTTCCATCCTCCAATATCTCTCTTACATAATCACGGAGAACCACAGCTGTAGCCACCCCAGGGCTGTCCACAGGTTTCCGCCCTGTCACAATCTCAAGCAAAACCACCCCAAAGctaaatacatcactcttgtcgcTATATCTCAAAGTCGGAGATGCCAGCTCTGGTGCAATGTACCCAATTGCAGTGTGAATTCTACTCAATTCAATGCTTCCTAGTATTGGCAACAGCTTCGCCAATCCATAATCAGATAGCTTAGCTTCATATTTCCCATCCAACATAATGTTGGAGGACTTGATGTTGAGATGCAGGATCTGTGGCCGGCAATCATGGTGGAGGTAAGCAAGTGCACGGGCCGCTCCAAGTGCAATGTTGAACCTCCGCTCCCAAAACAGTTCACCTCCAGTACCTCTGCTGCTGCTCTCAGAGAAAGCATGAGGACGGTTACCGTGGAGGTGGTCGTACAAGCTCCCGTTGGCCATAAATTCTGAGAGAAGCAACTGCATCGAGTATGACCAGTAGTAACCCTGAAAAGCAACCAGATTGGGGTGGCTAAGGTTACCAAGCTGGCTCATCTCATGCTCAAACTCATCTTGGCCTCTCACCCTCCCTAGTGTCTCCAGTTTCTTCACAGCAATGGATAGGCCGTTTTCAAAAGTAGCCTTGTACACTGTACCAATTGATCCACCACCAATGAGACAGTCTTTATCAAGTAACGCCTTAATTCCAGTTTCCCAATCTTCGTACCTTGAAGGCAAGCTCTTGCTGAAAAGCACCAATTTTCCAATGATGGCATTTGAGCCTGGAGATGCAATTGGGGGAGTGCTCTCAGACACAAGAACTTCTTCCTCTTCCTTACTGTCCTCTTCTGTACTCTTACGTGTATAAGCCTTGTTGTTTAACGCACAAACAATGCATATTCCAATAAGTATGAGGGCTGCAGCAACAATGGCGATTATGACAGGCACACCCAATCGTTTGCGGTGCTTCGTCCCAGTCCCACAGATATTGGGCAATGGAGAGCCACATAGTAACTGGTTACCCATGTATGCAGTGTAATCAAATTTCTGCAAGACTGGCTCAGAAGGGATCATGCCAGATAGGTTATTGAAGGACACGTTGAAATGTGTCAGGTTAGAGAGGTTCCCAAGCTCTGGAGGGATTGACCCAGTCAGTTGATTCTCCGAGAGGTCTAGAAGAACAAGGTTTGTGAGCTGCCCAAGTGTGACCGGAATGCCGCCATCAAGCTGGTTCCTGTGGAGATCAAGCATCTTGAGGTAGGTTAAGTTGTTGAGTGTGCCTGGGATAACTCCTTGCAGTTTGTTGCCGGACAGGTTCCTGTGTTGATTTAATTTCGCTACTAGTCAGTACATGGAAACACTGTTACCAGAAGCGAATTGCAGCAGTGCGAGTACTGAACAAACACTTACAGTTCAAGCAAGAATCGGCACTGGTTGAGGGATCCTGGAATCTCTCCTGTGAGAGCAAGGCCCGCGAGGTCGAGTGTGACAAGCATCTCAATCCCACCAAGCTCAGCTGGAATCGAGCCAGAAATGTGAGGATTGCCCGCGAGCCGGAGAACGGAGAGCGACCGCAGTGTCCCAATCACAGCCGGTACAGCTCCAGTAAGAGCATTCGCCCCCAAATCCAAAACCCTCAGGTCGCGGCAATTCACCACGCTCTCCGGCACTGGCCCCGTGAGCCGGTTGCCGGACGCGTCCAAGTATGAGAATTTGGTGCCGCAGGTTGCAATGCTGGGGATTTCGCCGTCAAAGGCGTTGGAGGAGACATTGAAGTAGGTGATGTTTACCGAGCCAAGAAGCGCAAAGGGCGGGGCTCCGGAGAAGTTGTTGCTGCCGACGTCGAAGAGGTCAATGCTGCCGCAGGAGGTGAGCTTGCCGGCTATGTCCCCGGAGAGAGCGTTGCTCCGGACGGAGATGTAGTTCATCTCCGGCGGCGCGCAGACCCGGTCGGGGAACTCGCCGGAGAGGCGGTTGTAGGAGAAGTCGAAGCCGGCGAGGCGCGAGCAGTTGGCAATGCCGGGCGGGACTGGGCCCGTGAGGTCGTTGTGCGCGAGCGAGACGTAGCGGAGGCGGAGGCAGGTGTCGAAGAGCGCGGCGGGGATCCCGCCGGCGAAGCGGTTGTAGGAG
It encodes:
- the LOC136508923 gene encoding probable LRR receptor-like serine/threonine-protein kinase At1g12460; amino-acid sequence: MTRRSQATPAASAAVLLAALLVLHCQCHRAGAATDAERRALLDFKAAVTADPGGVLATWTPTGDPCGFVGVTCDASTGAVTRLRIHGAGLAGTLTPSLARLPALESVSLFGNALTGGVPSSFRALAPALRKLNLSRNALDGEIPPFLGAFPWLRLLDLSYNRFAGGIPAALFDTCLRLRYVSLAHNDLTGPVPPGIANCSRLAGFDFSYNRLSGEFPDRVCAPPEMNYISVRSNALSGDIAGKLTSCGSIDLFDVGSNNFSGAPPFALLGSVNITYFNVSSNAFDGEIPSIATCGTKFSYLDASGNRLTGPVPESVVNCRDLRVLDLGANALTGAVPAVIGTLRSLSVLRLAGNPHISGSIPAELGGIEMLVTLDLAGLALTGEIPGSLNQCRFLLELNLSGNKLQGVIPGTLNNLTYLKMLDLHRNQLDGGIPVTLGQLTNLVLLDLSENQLTGSIPPELGNLSNLTHFNVSFNNLSGMIPSEPVLQKFDYTAYMGNQLLCGSPLPNICGTGTKHRKRLGVPVIIAIVAAALILIGICIVCALNNKAYTRKSTEEDSKEEEEVLVSESTPPIASPGSNAIIGKLVLFSKSLPSRYEDWETGIKALLDKDCLIGGGSIGTVYKATFENGLSIAVKKLETLGRVRGQDEFEHEMSQLGNLSHPNLVAFQGYYWSYSMQLLLSEFMANGSLYDHLHGNRPHAFSESSSRGTGGELFWERRFNIALGAARALAYLHHDCRPQILHLNIKSSNIMLDGKYEAKLSDYGLAKLLPILGSIELSRIHTAIGYIAPELASPTLRYSDKSDVFSFGVVLLEIVTGRKPVDSPGVATAVVLRDYVREILEDGTASDCFDRSLRGFVEAELVQVLKLGLVCTSNTPSSRPSMAEVVQFLESVRISS